The proteins below are encoded in one region of Hordeum vulgare subsp. vulgare chromosome 3H, MorexV3_pseudomolecules_assembly, whole genome shotgun sequence:
- the LOC123441906 gene encoding uncharacterized protein LOC123441906, with amino-acid sequence MPMLVGYPSINVSLVCPAVCTRGARYRTTQTGRPLLSPPPLAPLSQDFNFELDNLHPAATNSTHPSLPPASNRASRASATRKSRAIHPSGPEVEEQEAMALGWFKVVEVQVQSARAYQWRWEEKAGVVVSLLDDALFHVLYAAEAVVLSAALCGFFLCCGCNI; translated from the exons ATGCCGATGCTCGTTGGATATCCTTCTAT AAACGTGTCCCTGGTCTGTCCGGCTGTATGCACACGGGGCGCGCGCTACCGCACTACGCAGACCGGCAGACCCCTCCTGTCCCCTCCACCTCTAGCCCCGCTGTCCCAAGATTTCAATTTCGAACTCGACAACCTCCACCCGGCGGCGACCAATTCGACGCATCCATCACTGCCCCCCGCATCAAATCGAGCCAGCCGCGCATCCGCCACCAGAAAGAGCCGAGCCATCCATCCGTCCGGGCCGGAGGTCGAAGAGCAGGAGGCCATGGCGCTCGGGTGGTTCAAGGTCGTGGAGGTGCAGGTGCAGAGCGCGCGGGCGTACCAGTGGAGGTGGGAGGAGAAGGCGGGCGTCGTGGTCTCCCTCCTCGACGACGCGCTCTTCCACGTCCTCTACGCCGCCGAGGCCGTCGTCCTCTCCGCCGCGCTCTGCGGCTTCTTCCTCTGCTGCGGCTGCAACATCTGA